CGGGCACGGTCGAGGAGATGGTTCAGCGCGTCCTCGAAGGCAAGCAGGCCATGGACCCCGACCGTTTCGGCGATCCGCCCGATCCCGATGTGCCCGGGTCGGGCACGCCCGCGTCCGCGCTGCCCGAGCAGGTGTATCAAGAGGTCTTCAGCGAGGCGCTCGCGAACTGGTTCACCATCGGCCCCAACCAGTACACGACCTACCGCTTCGCCGGGCTCGAACTCGCGCGCGAAAACGCCATCCTCGCCGGCCTTGAAGCCGAACGGATGCTCATCGGCCTGGGCCTCACCGCCGAGCAAGCGAGAAACTTCGTGATGCTCCAGAACTACGAGCCCGGCGCCAAGCCGCTGGACATCGACATCACCGCGCTGATGACCGAGGAACAGTACAACGAGATCGTCGCCGTCATCAACAGCGAGAAGGTGCAGTTCTCCTTCAACCCCTACACCAAACCCGAGCCCGAGGACGGCATGGTGGTGATGATGCTCGACGTCAACGGCCGCGCCTGGCCGATGCGCGAGCCGGTCCAGGACCAGACGGGGGTCGGCGACGCGATCCTGCCCTCGGGGATCATCAAGGTCGCCGTCGATGCGCCCCACGACATGCCGCTGCCCGCCTGGCTGATCGACGATGAGGGTGTGCTGGAGATCTCCATCGCCGTGCCCGCGCAGCGCCCGCTGGGGCAGACCGGGCAGATGGTCGCGCAGACGCCGATCCAGTTCAACCGCAAAGACGCCGTGCCCGAGATCTTCTACCGCGTGGGCACGTTCGAGGGCAACCTCGCGCGGTCGATGGCGGTGCTCTGGGTCCGCCTCGCGTTCCTGGCGATGTTCTCGCTGCTGATGGGCGCGCTCTTCAGCTTCCCCGTCGCCTGCCTCGCGGGGCTGCTGATCTATGTCATCGCGGCCTTCAGCGGCTTCCTCGCCGAGGCCGTCACCAGCTTCTCGTCCGTGCAAGACGCGGATACGACCTGGGGCGTGGTGAGTGGGGCCGTCTCGAACTTCTTCGCCGCGCTGGGCAACGGCGCGATTGTCGATGCGCTCAAGCTGCTCATCGGGCTCTTCGCCAAGCTCGTCATGCTCCTGGTCCCCTCCTTTGGCGAGTTCAACCCGGGCCCCGAGTTGGCGGACGGCAAGATCGTCCCGACCAGCATGCTCCTGAGTGCCATGCTCCGCATCGGGCTGCTCTGGACCGGCGTCATCACCGTCATCGGCCTCATCTTCTTCCACCGACGCGAGCTCGCCCGCATCACGGCGTGAGGTCGGGTTTCGGGTCTGGGGTCTTGGGTATCGGGTTTTGTTTCAAGGCCCCGCCCCGCAGGAGACCCGCGACACCCTTTGCTGCGTATAGTTCCAGGCGTCACACTTCGGCCCGAAACCCGAAACCCGAAACCCGAAACCCGAACCCCGAAACCCGAACCCCCCAAGCCCTACGCCATGACCGACCGCCTGATCCAACTCGTCGCCCTTGGGGTCCTGGTCGCGGCCGTCGCCGTGACGATGCTGCTCACCCCGAGCATCAATACCCAGCGCATCGACCGCCAGCTCACCTACGACATGGGCTCGGGCGACAACGCGAACCCGCAGTACGTGCTGCTCGCCTCGACCGGCTCGTTCCGCGGGATCGCGGTCAACGTGCTGTGGTACCGGATCGAGAAGCTCAAGAACGAGGGCAAGTTCGCGGAGGCCAACGCGCTGGCGCGTTCGATCGTCTCGCTCCAGCCCCGCTTCCCCGGGGCGTGGGAGTTCATGGCATGGAACATGGCCTACAACATCTCCGTCCAGTGCAATACCGCCGAGGAACGCTGGTACTGGGTCAACAACGGGCTCAACCTCCTGCGCCAGGAAGGCATCCCCAACAACCCCCGCTCGATCCAGCTCTACCGCCAACTCAGCTGGATCCTCTCGCACAAGATGGGCGGCCGTACCGACGACATGCACTGGTACTACAAGCGTGAGTTCGCGGAAGAGTGGGAAACCGTCCTCTTCGCGCCGGCCCGCGGCAAGACACCCATCCCCGTCGACAACGTCATCGCCAACCCCAACCGCTGGCCCGACATGACCCCGGACCAGTTCGACTGGACCACCACCAGCCAGTTCCGCGATGTCGACGACATGGCCCAGGCCTACCTCCGCAAGCCCGACGCACCCGAAACGCTCTACAGCCCCGACCACTACTTCGGCATCATCGCCCCCGAGGTCCGCCAACGCTTCTTCGACGACCACCCCGGCATCGAGGCGTTCATCGCCCGGCTCGAAGTGCTCGAAGGACCGACCGGCGAAGACCTCGGCCTCGGGCTCAACGCCAGGACCCTGCGCGCCTTTGGCTACTACAACATGCTCGTCCGCGCGGGCTACAACATCAACGACCCGGCGCTCCGTGGCATCGACGGGCTCGAGCCCCATGTCCAGGCCGTCATCGAGCTCATGGAGCTCAACGCCGCCAACGCCGAACCCACCGCCGAGAACCCTTTCCTCGTCCTGCCCTACGAGCCGCGTGACGGCCGCGATCAGCGAATGGACATCGCCCGGGCACTCGGCGAGATCACCCAGCAACAGATCAACGCCTTCAACGCGCGGAGCACGTCGCCCGAACTCCTGGACCTTGGGCCGATGCTCGACCTCCTGCGCGCCCAGACGCTCGTCGCCGAGTACCACATGGACCCGAGCTACATGATGTGGCTCATGGAGGAGTACGGCCCGCTCGACTGGCGCCACGTCAACACCCACGCGCTCTACTGGTCGTCGCTGGGCACCGTCATGGCCATGGACAAGAACAACCGCTCACGCATCGACTTCATCAACAACGACCGGCAGACCCTCCACGCGATCCAGGGCCTCGCCTACGCCGGCACCCTCGTCTTCCGCCCACGCGTCCCCGAGATGGGCGACGAGATCGGTGAAGGCACCATCCAGACCATGGTCGACACACGCTTCTTCGAGGCCTACGACATGGCGCTCACCCGCACCCGCGAACTCATCGAAGCCGGCGAGTTCGGCAGCGTCAAAGAAAGCACCTACGACACCGGCTACGAAAACTTCCTCCACGCCGCCACCATGTACAGCTACTACGGCGGGCAGAACGGGCTCGCGCGGCGCTACTTCAACAAGCTCAAAGAAACCTACGGCGCCCCGGGCAGCACCTCCCCCTACGCCGCCGACTACGAGATCTACAAAGACAACCTCGCCGGCTTCGCCTACGAACGCCTCATCTCCGACGACCTCTACGACTCCAAGGTCGGCTACCTCAGCCAGCTCCTCGACCGCGCCTGGCGCGAGGGGATGGTCCAGCGCGACCCCGCCATCACCCAGCGCTACCTCGCAGCGGCCGAGCAGTTCTACGACAAGATCAAGGAGGACTACCAAAACTCCTCATCCAACGCGGGCACCGACACGCAGGACCGCATGTCGCTGGTCGACCTCGAAGAACAAAAGATCCAGACCTTCCTCATCGTCATCACCGACCCGAGCTACTCCCTGCCCGAACGCGCCGCGATGTGGCGCGGGTCGCTGCGCATCATCGCCGATGCCCAGACCCAGTACCAGATCTACGAACAGATGGCCCAGCCCGTGGCGAATCAGATGCAGCAGCAGGGGTTCGAGGTGCAGTTCACCGACGTCTTCCCGATGCCCCAGGGCTTCCGCGAGTGGTACGAGGCCCTGCTCCAGCGCCGCGAGGCCGAGCAACGCAACAACAGCGCCGGCCCCGGGCTGAGCAATCAATGACGCGTCCCCACCGCCTCATCGCATCAGAAACACAAGCAGATTGAACACCCCCGAAGCCCACGGATGTGATCCGTGGGTTTTCTTCCCGACCGATGCGAAACACCCTACGCCGCGTCCACCGACTTCCCCTCCACCGTCACGTCCGTCGGCCGAATCAGCTTCCCGCCCACAGGCGTCGCGACCGCGACCGGGCCGCTGGCGAGCAGCCGACGCACCGCGTCCTTGATCTTGGGCCGCTGCACCGCGCCGTCGTGGACCTCCAGCAGCAGCGGCACCATCCCAAGCTCCGGGTGGCCCGTCGTCGTGAATACCACGCCCAGCTTGTCGGGCCGATCGTCATGGGCCATGTGCCCCTGCAGCCAGAGACACGCAAAGTCCCGGCAGCAGTCGGGCCGATCCGCGTAGATCGCGCAGCCCCCGCCGCTGGATAGATCGCCGCAGGCATGAGCGCAGTCCGAGAAGGCGGGCTTGCTGAGCGGCTCGATCGCCAGCACAGTGCAGCAGGCGGTACAGCTTCCACATTCTCGTTCGGGCACGGACACACTCCCACCGCCTGCAGCGCGTCAACGAAGGCGCAGCGGGCCGAAAAGTTTCGAGGATGCGTCCGTGCCGCAAGCCGCCAACCCCGCCGACCGGGTGCGTGTGTGCTTGCGGAATGTTCATCGGCGATCGCCGTGCCACCCAGCCCGCGAGCGCACGCCACGCCGCGCGTATGCGGACGCTGGTTTATGGGACAGGCCCATGCGAGCAACGCAACAAACAACCGCGCCGTTGAACGGCGCGGCTGTGTGTGTTGATGATTTTCGTTCGCGACTCGCTTACCCGATCAGCTCGCGCACCGACTTCTCGATGCCTTCGGGGTCGAGGCCCTGGAAGCCCATCTGACGCCAGAGGCCGCCGCAGCCCTCTTTGTGCGTGCCGATGTGGTTGTACTTGCCGGCGAAGCCGCGCTTCAAGAGCTGGCTGCCGAAGCGTGAGCCCAGCCCGGTCTTGACGTTGAGCTCCTCGGCCACGAGCACAAACGGCGCGGCCGCGAGCTTCTGCATCATGGCGTCGTCCTCGACGTTCAGCGTCGCCTTGTTCACCAGCCCGACATCGACGCCGCTCTTGCGCAGCGCCTCGACCGCGGCCAGAGAGCGGTACAGCGCCGCGCCGTAGGACACGACGTACCCGCCGGTGTTGCCCAGCCCGGCGTCACGGATGAGGTCGTCCTTGCCCGGCACGAACGGGTGGTCCGCGTCGTAGAACCGGCTGCCGTCTTCTTTGAGGATGTACGGGATCTTCGAGCGGTTGGAGAACACGAAGCGCAGCCCCTTGTCGGTGAACACACGCTTGACGCACGCACGGAACTGCGCGGGGTCGCCCGGGAAGTAGACGCGGGTGTTGTCGGGCGAGCCGTCGTGGCCCGCGACGCCGCCGTCCGCGAAGAGGTTGTTGATCCCGAAGTGGCAGGTGTTGTCGGCCATATCGTCAACGCCCGCGTGGCTGAAGTGCGCGAGCACGTTGGACCGGTTGAACCGCGCCATCGTGATCTCGGAGATGCACATCTCCAGGAACGCGCTGAACGTCGCGAAGACGCCCTGCTTATCTTCATCGAACCCAAACCCCGCCGCGGCCGAGTAGTTGCCACGCTCCATGATGCCGCCGGCGACGAAGATCTCGGGGAACGCGTCGTGGATCGCCTTGATGCCCGTGGACCCTTCGAGGTCGCAGTCGAACACGCGGACGGTGCGCTCGCGTTCCTCGGGGTCCATGGCTTCGAGGACCTCGACCATGACGGTGCCAAAGAGCGAGCGGTTGGCGTCGACGTCCTCGGAGGAGCCGGCGTACTGCGGGCGGCTGTCGACCTTGGGCGCGTTGTTGATGAGGTCGATGGCGGCCTGGTTGCCGCGCTGCTCGAAGTATGTGATGGCGGCGCTGGCTTTGAAGACGTCGTGGCCGTGGGTGGAGCCCTCGACCTCGGGGACGCCGGGCGCCATAAGGCGTTTATTGATGAGCGCGACCGGGCCGTCCGAGGTGACGGCCGCGCACATGCGGGTGTAGAGCGCGTCGAGGTCTTCGCCGTTGCCGATCGAGACGTCGAGCCCATGGCCCTCCAAAGTCTTGGCGACCGAGTAGCCGGGCATGTAGTCGTCGGGGTGGCCGGCGATGGTGACGTTGTTGTCGTCGATGAGGAGTTTGATGTTGAGCTTCTGCGCGACGGCGAGGCGTGCGGCCTCGGCGTCGTTGCCTTCCTGCTGCGAGCCGTCCGACCCGAGCATGAACAAGACGTGGTCCGGGTGCGCCATCGCGACGCCGTTGATGTACGGCCACATGTGCCCCAGCCGGCCGGATGAGAACTTCACGCCCGGCGTATACCCGCGCTCGGGGTGGCCCGGCAGGTGCTCGTCATAAGCGCGGTACTGGAACAACTTCTCGATCGGCAGTTCGCCCTCGAGCGCCGCGAGCAGGTACTGCGTCGCGACGCGGTGGCCCGCCTCGTCCCAGACGATGGGCATGACCTTGGTCGCGCCACCGTTCTTGCTGTGCTCGAAGAACCCGCGCAGGATCACGAGCTCGGGCACGGTGTCGTAGGGCCCGCCGGAGTGGCCCGACAAGCCGCGGGCCCCGGCGTAGGCGGTGAAGAACACGATCGCGTCGCGGCAGAGCTGGAGGTTGTGCTTGAGCGCTTCGCGCTGTTCGTCGGTGAGCTTAGGCACCGTCGGGTCGAGCGCAATCGTCTTGTAGCTGGCCAGGTCGACGGGGAAGGTGGCGGTGGTCATGGTAGTCGTCATGGTGGTGTGGGGGGAGTTAGGGATGGCGCGTTAGCGGTGATTCGTGAACAATGGCTTGGCGTTAGTATCGGTTTGATTGCGGCGGCGCTTTGCGCCTGTAACGATTGTTCGCATTAGGCAGGCGCTCGGGCATATCGGACGCCACCGCGGGTCATTCGCCGGGGTCGTCGTCGTATGAAAGGAACTCGCCACGGGTCTGCGGAATTGCGGCGAGGTTACCGATCCTGGTCAGCAATCGCTCTGCCAGGGAAGGGTCTTCCCCAGCGG
The sequence above is a segment of the Phycisphaeraceae bacterium D3-23 genome. Coding sequences within it:
- a CDS encoding transketolase, with protein sequence MTTATFPVDLASYKTIALDPTVPKLTDEQREALKHNLQLCRDAIVFFTAYAGARGLSGHSGGPYDTVPELVILRGFFEHSKNGGATKVMPIVWDEAGHRVATQYLLAALEGELPIEKLFQYRAYDEHLPGHPERGYTPGVKFSSGRLGHMWPYINGVAMAHPDHVLFMLGSDGSQQEGNDAEAARLAVAQKLNIKLLIDDNNVTIAGHPDDYMPGYSVAKTLEGHGLDVSIGNGEDLDALYTRMCAAVTSDGPVALINKRLMAPGVPEVEGSTHGHDVFKASAAITYFEQRGNQAAIDLINNAPKVDSRPQYAGSSEDVDANRSLFGTVMVEVLEAMDPEERERTVRVFDCDLEGSTGIKAIHDAFPEIFVAGGIMERGNYSAAAGFGFDEDKQGVFATFSAFLEMCISEITMARFNRSNVLAHFSHAGVDDMADNTCHFGINNLFADGGVAGHDGSPDNTRVYFPGDPAQFRACVKRVFTDKGLRFVFSNRSKIPYILKEDGSRFYDADHPFVPGKDDLIRDAGLGNTGGYVVSYGAALYRSLAAVEALRKSGVDVGLVNKATLNVEDDAMMQKLAAAPFVLVAEELNVKTGLGSRFGSQLLKRGFAGKYNHIGTHKEGCGGLWRQMGFQGLDPEGIEKSVRELIG